Part of the Nerophis ophidion isolate RoL-2023_Sa linkage group LG11, RoL_Noph_v1.0, whole genome shotgun sequence genome is shown below.
TGCTCCTGTCTGtaggaaaaaacatttaaaggaCATCAGGCGGCTTGGATCCGACTTCAAATGGAAAGTCAATGAGGGTGTGAAAGGCTCTGACTGTGCAGCAGCTCAGACAATTTGCTGTTGCTGAGTGTCTGGTTCTATTTAAGGGGGGCAGACAGTGAAAGGCTGTTAAGAAGcagggacccccccccccccccacccccccaccccctgtaAACACAATCTGTGCTCCAGGCAAGTGCTAGGAGGTATGTTAGCTGAGCTTGCTTTTTCACATTCAAGTGTCGAACGTGACAAATTCCCTGGGATTAAGTTTGAGGTTAAATAAAAAGAACACGGGCTCTGAACACAAAATGATATAAAGCAATCAGTCGCTTTTACATCGAGAAGTGCTGTGAGTGGCCgggttttaaatgataaatgggttgtacttgtatagcgcttttctaccttcaaggtactcaaagcgctttgacactacttccacatttacccattcacacacacattcacacactgatggagggagctgccatgcaaggcgccaaccaggacccatcaggagcaagggtgaagtgtcttgctcaggacacaacggacgtgacgaagttggtactaggtggggattgaaccagggaccctcggcttgtgcacggccactcttccactgcgccacgccgtccccaatgtcTTATTTGCCCATTTCCATCTTGAGAATTTCCGATTTCACCAATCTTGCAGCCACCTCAAACTTGTCGACGGCCTCGTTACAGTTTTTGCTGATGAGGCGCTTGTGCCTCGCCTGGTGGAGCTTCAAGAACTCGTTCAAAGGCAGCTCCTCTACTTTCTTCTTCAGGGCCAAGAAGTGACACGAGGGTGAATGCGATTTGTGCTCTTTCTGTGGGTCATCGTCCGGCTCCCAGCCCTCCAACTCCTTGAGGCAGAAGAAACACGTGGCAGCATCTGGGCTGTTGTCGACAGGCGTGTAAATGAAGCCAGCCTTTGCCATGTTTTCCGGTGTGCAGGCGCAGTCTTCGTCAAATGGCCACCCTTCAAAAGTTTTTAACCTATTCTCGCAAAAGTACATCTTAAATGTATCACTTTCGTTAAAAAGCTCCATTTGCGGATAAAAGttgtaaaaatggcaaaaaaacaacaacacacaagcaAAGCGATTTCAAATAGCCgacagttttcctgaaaatcgATCGGGTTGATGAAATTCTTCAAGTGGACCCCTCACTCCCCCTCTTA
Proteins encoded:
- the LOC133561466 gene encoding baculoviral IAP repeat-containing protein 5.2-like is translated as MELFNESDTFKMYFCENRLKTFEGWPFDEDCACTPENMAKAGFIYTPVDNSPDAATCFFCLKELEGWEPDDDPQKEHKSHSPSCHFLALKKKVEELPLNEFLKLHQARHKRLISKNCNEAVDKFEVAARLVKSEILKMEMGK